The following proteins are co-located in the Camelina sativa cultivar DH55 chromosome 12, Cs, whole genome shotgun sequence genome:
- the LOC104730937 gene encoding magnesium protoporphyrin IX methyltransferase, chloroplastic codes for MPFSPSLLSPSSSVSQFLPRFPNATRFNVVTPRSRAATIVAASVTDLAGVDSTTIAVLGGGSVAALAAMVSLTDPERRRKLQAEEVGGGDKEVVREYFNSTGFERWRKIYGDTDEVNRVQKDIRLGHAKTVENTMLMLTEDRSLAGVTVCDAGCGTGLLSIPLAKEGAIVSASDISAAMVAEAEMKAKSQLPPGNIPRFEVNDLESLSGKYDTVVCLDVLIHYPQNKADGMIAHLASLAEKRVILSFAPKTFYYDILKRIGELFPGPSKATRAYLHSEADVERALRKVGWKISKRGLTTTQFYFSRLIEAVPM; via the exons ATGCCGTTTTCTCCGTCCTTGTTGTCACCGTCTTCCTCAGTCTCTCAGTTTCTTCCCAGATTCCCCAACGCAACTAGGTTCAATGTAGTAACTCCCCGGAGCAGAGCCGCCACCATCGTCGCGGCATCCGTCACCGACCTAGCCGGCGTAGACAGCACAACAATCGCCGTACTCGGAGGCGGATCCGTAGCAGCACTCGCGGCGATGGTTTCCTTGACGGATCCGGAGAGGAGGCGGAAATTGCAGGCGGAGGAAGTTGGAGGAGGCGACAAGGAGGTTGTGAGGGAGTATTTCAACAGCACCGGGTTTGAACGGTGGAGAAAGATATACGGTGATACTGATGAAGTGAATCGTGTACAGAAGGATATCAGACTCGGTCATGCTAAGACGGTGGAGAACACGATGCTTATGCTTACGGAAGATAGATCTTTAGCCGGTGTTACGGTTTGCGACGCCGGTTGCGGAACCGGTTTGCTCTCGATTCCTTTAGCTAAGGAAGGAGCTATCGTCTCTGCTTCCGATATCTCTGCTGCTATGGTTGCCGAAGCTGAGATGAAG GCAAAGTCACAACTACCACCAGGGAATATACCAAGATTTGAAGTGAATGATTTAGAGAGCTTAAGTGGCAAGTATGATACAGTTGTATGCCTGGACGTGCTGATACATTATCCGCAGAACAAAGCAGATGGAATGATTGCGCACCTTGCTTCTTTAGCAGAGAAGAGAGTGATTCTTAGTTTTGCTCCAAAGACGTTTTACTATGATATATTAAAGAGAATTGGTGAGCTTTTCCCAGGGCCATCCAAGGCCACAAGGGCTTATCTACACTCTGAGGCGGATGTGGAAAGAGCTTTGCGTAAGGTCGGCTGGAAAATCAGCAAGAGAGGACTCACTACTACTCAGTTCTACTTTTCTAGGCTTATTGAAGCTGTTCCAATGTAG